A part of Aquaspirillum sp. LM1 genomic DNA contains:
- a CDS encoding type III pantothenate kinase: MKLLIDAGNTRVKWRIVAVASAQVLAEGAALHDDLSALAVDCQRWRPRWALGCTVASEALGQQIAACLPPGLAVAWQWPQAEQAGVRCDYDTRQLGADRWMALLGAGGAAPGAKVVVCAGTALTIDALRADGLFLGGSIAPGLTLMRNSLASGTARLGRPDGQYADYPTQTADAIYSGCLNALLAPIVQQAQRLSALDGPVTVYLTGGDAKLIAQYLPVCYQIVDNLALDGLARITCP; this comes from the coding sequence ATGAAATTATTGATCGATGCCGGCAATACCCGGGTGAAATGGCGGATCGTCGCGGTGGCGTCTGCTCAGGTGCTGGCCGAAGGGGCCGCGCTGCATGATGACCTGTCGGCGCTGGCGGTGGATTGCCAGCGCTGGCGTCCACGCTGGGCGCTGGGCTGCACCGTGGCCAGCGAGGCGCTGGGCCAGCAGATTGCCGCCTGCCTGCCGCCTGGGCTGGCGGTGGCCTGGCAATGGCCACAGGCCGAGCAGGCCGGGGTGCGCTGTGATTACGACACCCGCCAGTTGGGTGCCGACCGCTGGATGGCGCTGCTGGGCGCTGGTGGTGCCGCGCCGGGTGCCAAGGTGGTGGTGTGCGCCGGCACCGCGTTGACCATTGATGCATTGCGCGCTGACGGCCTGTTTCTGGGCGGCTCCATTGCCCCTGGCTTGACGCTGATGCGCAACAGCCTGGCCAGCGGTACCGCCCGGCTCGGGCGTCCGGATGGCCAGTATGCCGACTACCCCACCCAGACTGCCGATGCGATTTACAGCGGTTGCCTGAATGCCCTGCTGGCACCGATTGTCCAGCAGGCGCAGCGGCTGAGCGCGCTGGATGGCCCTGTTACGGTTTATTTGACCGGGGGCGATGCCAAATTGATTGCGCAGTATCTCCCCGTTTGCTATCAGATTGTGGATAATCTCGCGCTAGACGGATTAGCCAGGATAACATGTCCATGA
- a CDS encoding biotin--[acetyl-CoA-carboxylase] ligase, which produces MKAPALAVLRRLSDGGFHSGERMAEELGCSRASVCTRIQSLAEHYHLQIDRVRGQGYRLLTPIDWLDASAIQPGLPAGLRVEVVDETGSTNSDVLARAAQGEANGLVRLAEVQTAGRGRLGRRWQTPLGSGLTFSLLWRFDCGVGQLSGLSLLVGVALTRVLNRLGAPVRLKWPNDVLLGERKLAGILIELAGDALGPSAVVIGVGLNVHPAGDVGQPAAALSDAGLSLSRNALAAALLSELADLLTQFAHDGFAPFRAEWEHWHAWQDEPVVLLPMQGEALAGIALGIDAHGALRLMTAHGEQAVHAGEISLRRHA; this is translated from the coding sequence GTGAAAGCCCCGGCTCTGGCAGTCTTGCGCCGTCTGTCTGACGGCGGTTTTCATTCTGGCGAACGTATGGCCGAAGAGCTTGGCTGTTCGCGCGCCTCGGTCTGCACCCGCATTCAATCGCTGGCCGAGCACTACCATCTGCAGATCGACCGCGTGCGCGGCCAGGGCTATCGCCTGCTCACCCCGATTGACTGGCTTGACGCCTCCGCCATCCAGCCTGGACTACCGGCTGGCCTGCGGGTGGAGGTGGTCGATGAAACCGGTTCCACCAATAGCGATGTGCTGGCGCGGGCGGCGCAGGGTGAGGCCAATGGCCTGGTGCGGCTGGCCGAAGTGCAAACCGCTGGCCGTGGCCGGCTGGGCCGGCGCTGGCAAACCCCGCTGGGCAGCGGACTGACTTTTTCCCTGCTCTGGCGGTTTGATTGTGGTGTCGGTCAGTTGTCTGGCTTGAGCCTGCTGGTTGGCGTGGCGCTGACCCGGGTGCTCAATCGCCTGGGAGCACCGGTCAGGCTGAAGTGGCCCAACGATGTCTTGTTGGGCGAACGTAAGCTGGCCGGGATTTTGATTGAACTGGCCGGCGATGCGCTTGGCCCGTCGGCGGTGGTGATTGGTGTGGGCTTGAACGTGCATCCGGCGGGCGATGTTGGCCAGCCTGCCGCTGCGCTATCAGACGCCGGCCTGAGCCTGTCGCGCAACGCCCTGGCCGCTGCGCTGTTAAGCGAGCTGGCTGACCTGCTGACCCAGTTTGCCCATGACGGCTTTGCGCCATTCCGGGCGGAATGGGAGCATTGGCACGCCTGGCAGGACGAGCCCGTCGTGCTGTTGCCCATGCAGGGTGAGGCACTGGCCGGCATTGCCTTGGGCATTGATGCGCATGGCGCGCTACGGCTGATGACTGCCCACGGTGAACAAGCGGTGCATGCCGGTGAAATCAGCCTGCGGAGGCATGCATGA
- the rfaE2 gene encoding D-glycero-beta-D-manno-heptose 1-phosphate adenylyltransferase, with protein MNYPAPEFERKLCPPEQLATRLASLPRPLVMTNGCFDILHRGHVTYLAQARALGAGLVVALNTDASVRRQGKGDDRPVNPLEQRAAVMAALESVSLVTWFDQDTPAELIEQVRPDVLVKGGDWPIDRIVGSAETLARGGQVHSIPFEFATSTTAMLTRIRSQG; from the coding sequence ATGAACTACCCTGCCCCCGAGTTTGAACGCAAGCTATGTCCTCCCGAGCAACTGGCCACCCGTCTGGCCAGCCTGCCGCGCCCGCTGGTGATGACCAATGGCTGCTTTGACATCCTGCATCGGGGGCATGTCACCTATCTGGCCCAGGCGCGTGCGCTGGGGGCCGGGCTGGTGGTGGCGCTGAATACCGATGCCTCGGTGCGCCGGCAGGGCAAGGGTGATGACAGGCCGGTCAACCCGCTGGAACAGCGCGCCGCCGTGATGGCCGCGCTGGAAAGCGTGTCATTGGTCACCTGGTTCGACCAGGATACCCCGGCAGAACTGATTGAACAGGTGCGCCCTGATGTGCTGGTCAAAGGCGGTGACTGGCCAATTGACCGGATTGTGGGCAGTGCAGAAACCCTGGCGCGCGGCGGGCAGGTGCATTCCATTCCGTTTGAATTTGCCACCTCGACCACCGCCATGCTCACCCGCATCCGCAGCCAGGGCTAA
- a CDS encoding ferritin, with the protein MLYPELFVQLEKARWDMATDIPWDTFSPELLSDEQAQTIRLNAITEWSALPATEMFLRDNRHDSDFSAFMSIWFYEEQKHSLVLIEYLRRFRPDLMPTEEELHAVRFEFDPAPPLETLMLHFCGEVRLTQWYRCASEWHTEPVIKHIYSTLSRDEARHGGAYLKYMKQAIARSGDQARLAFAKIGMLMASSGRSGKPLHPTNLHVNQSLFPNDTVQSRLPDPDWLDDWLTHKICFNSEWESRVVGGILRNLSSLFERTFESVQQLNRYRKELVAATA; encoded by the coding sequence ATGCTTTACCCCGAATTGTTTGTCCAGCTGGAAAAAGCCCGCTGGGACATGGCCACGGATATTCCGTGGGATACCTTCTCCCCCGAACTGCTGAGCGACGAACAGGCGCAAACCATCCGCCTGAACGCCATCACCGAATGGTCGGCGCTGCCAGCCACCGAAATGTTTTTGCGTGATAACCGGCATGACAGTGATTTTTCTGCATTCATGTCCATCTGGTTTTACGAAGAACAAAAGCACTCCCTGGTGCTGATCGAATACCTGCGCCGTTTCCGTCCAGACCTGATGCCCACTGAAGAAGAACTGCACGCGGTGCGCTTCGAGTTCGATCCGGCACCGCCGCTGGAAACCCTGATGTTGCACTTTTGTGGCGAAGTTCGGCTGACCCAGTGGTATCGCTGCGCCTCCGAATGGCACACTGAGCCAGTGATCAAGCATATCTACAGCACGCTGTCGCGTGATGAAGCCCGCCATGGCGGTGCTTACCTCAAATACATGAAGCAGGCGATTGCGCGCTCGGGCGATCAAGCCCGGCTGGCGTTTGCCAAAATCGGCATGCTGATGGCCTCCAGTGGCCGTTCCGGCAAGCCGTTGCATCCGACCAATCTGCATGTCAATCAGTCGCTGTTCCCCAATGACACGGTACAAAGCCGTTTGCCTGACCCAGACTGGCTGGATGACTGGCTGACCCACAAGATTTGCTTCAACAGTGAATGGGAATCCCGCGTGGTGGGTGGTATCCTTCGCAACTTGTCGAGTTTGTTTGAACGCACTTTTGAGTCGGTGCAGCAACTCAACCGTTACCGCAAGGAGCTGGTTGCCGCCACCGCGTGA